A region from the Malus domestica chromosome 07, GDT2T_hap1 genome encodes:
- the LOC139197287 gene encoding uncharacterized protein produces the protein MVLMIMESSFADVLLKVGVFFLVQALVYLILSNSSNIFSKTTKRSHSFKPARSVSIRRMLAALSDLPAGGELSPSTNSTDTNTMMMQPPNSKSSSQEYATTRFS, from the coding sequence ATGGTGCTGATGATAATGGAAAGCAGCTTCGCAGATGTGCTGTTGAAGGTTGGCGTGTTCTTCCTGGTTCAGGCCTTGGTATATCTCATCCTTTCCAACTCATCCAACATCTTCTCCAAAACCACCAAGAGGTCCCACAGCTTCAAACCAGCTCGCTCTGTCAGTATTCGCCGGATGCTCGCTGCTCTTTCTGACTTACCCGCTGGCGGCGAGCTCTCTCCTTCAACAAACTCAACGGACACGAACACGATGATGATGCAGCCCCCTAACAGCAAAAGCAGTAGCCAAGAATACGCAACCACTCGATTCTCCTAA